The following is a genomic window from Benincasa hispida cultivar B227 chromosome 7, ASM972705v1, whole genome shotgun sequence.
aagttcgtcaatcctattgagaacGTAGCTAAGGTTCtactttcccttggcttacacctctcagtgatcggccgtgttcccatatgtctatggtgaatcaGAGATGAACGTTgcgaacgcaaggttgtttccatctctggaaatatttcttgctttagttaacgcattcttccaaccttctttcgagaggtggaataacatcttcacttttgctctcacaggtgaagatgtcgttgagcatgcgttagctaaacttagtTGATTTCTTCAACGAAGATTAACTTACTCGTTTTATCCTTCCCCCTTACCctggggattagttacacatgataAAAGAGATGGACGATGGATGTATGGAGGAGAACAGAGAAATGacgatgaatatgataatgatattaaaatctaaagatcaaGTGTTTGTTACAGATggatgaatgaaagattagagatgaacacagttgatgaatagaaagtgagaacaaataagAAAAGCGTGTCAATGTTTTAACACGGATCCTGATCGGAGACGATGTGCTTGCCGACGTGTGGGAGGAATGTggtggagaacttccttctcagacttgttttccaggtagaagtgatctGTGTACAGAGCTTCTCTTCGGGAATGAAACTTCCTTTCGGGAATGAATTTCTTGCTTCCTGAGACTTCCTTTcggtcttgtctcgtctttctcctggattttctctaagttatctcttcagaccagcctcctctctttgaaattgatgtagctatttatagaacttGGCACCTCTTGCGTCAGTGGTCCTGCTCTGAAAatctgcttttttttttttttttttttttttatctatggcttggtggaaacgtccgctttgctccacattcaatttgtcagatcgtacaataaaaaagctgtacaatttcagaaatccctGCGAATGCGTCGCTCTTTTCATCTACGATCGATCACCACATGCGGTGTAAATTCGTTGATCTTTTTATCTAGGATCGATCGCTGCATGCGGTGCAAATGCATTGATCTTTTTATCCaggatcgatcgccgcatgcggtgcaaATAATCGACGATCGTCGCATGTGGTGACCtgttttctgcaaaacaaagacttggacattccattttgccatcgcaatggggttagtgggtgtgtttccgatactttacaatttttgcgtttctaagccaatttctatacgttcgacgcaactttttccttctttttgctgcataatctaaataagattgtataaataacttgtatttctacaagttatcacacacccaaatttagatatatgcttgtcctcaagcatatcttcgacTAAGGCAATTCAACTCAAATCCTATCCTAATTTTGCATCGATCGGCTATTCCaaatgctccacctctacacaatttctcaaaattacaAATTCTTTCTATCATTTGAACATTTCTtcaacatgctctactttattcttacctaagacaaacctctgctcaaagttctcttcttgttttgaaaagaatatttttcCTATTCTTGTAAAAACAACGAAGTGCACCTTTTATGCGGTGGCCTAGTTTGTGTCTTCCTATAGAGAgcattgatcatggttacacccttcattttggcttgctcccacgggtgtcatgcgagcatccaacttcggttgtgtaccaagctccacttcaactcttgatccttAGCCAAGTTTTACTTTAGTTGGTCAgtggagttgtctcttttattcttattttctttttgtattgCGTCGATCCTTGtaacttaccttcgttttggcttgctcccacgggtgtcatgcaaacatccaactacgagtaggttcctttcacgacttaactcttatcaggttgggaNNNNNNNNNNNNNNNNNNNNNNNNNNNNNNNNNNNNNNNNNNNNNNNNNNNNNNNNNNNNNNNNNNNNNNNNNNNNNNNNNNNNNNNNNNNNNNNNNNNNNNNNNNNNNNNNNNNNNNNNNNNNNNNNNNNNNNNNNNNNNNNNNNNNNNNNNNNNNNNNNNNNNNNNNNNNNNNNNNNNNNNNNNNNNNNNNNNNNNNNNNNNNNNNNNNNNNNNNNNNNNNNNNNNNNNNNNNNNNNNNNNNNNNNNNNNNNNNNNNNNNNNNNNNNNNNNNNNNNNNNNNNNNNNNNNNNNNNNNNNNNNNNNNNNNNNNNNNNNNNNNNNNNNNNNNNNNNNNNNNNNNNNNNNNNNNNNNNNNNNNNNNNNNNNNNNNNNNNNNNNNNNNNNNNNNNNNNNNNNNNNNNNNNNNNNNNNNNNNNNNNNNNNNNNNNNNNNNNNNNNNNNNNNNNNNNNNNNNNNNNNNNNNNNNNNNNNNNNNNNNNNNNNNNNNNNNNNNNNNNNNNNNNNNNNNNNNNNNNNNNNNNNNNNNNNNNNNNNNNNNNNNNNNNNNNNNNNNNNNNNNNNNNNNNNNNNNNNNNNNNNNNNNNNNNNNNNNNNNNNNNNNNNNNNNNNNNNNNNNNNNNNNNNNNNNNNNNNNNNNNNNNNNNNNNNNNNNNNNNNNNNNNNNNNNNNNNNNNNNNNNNNNNNNNNNNNNNNNNNNNNNNNNNNNNNNNNNNNNNNNNNNNNNNNNNNNNNNNNNNNNNNNNNNNNNNNNNNNNNNNNNNNNNNNNNNNNNNNNNNNNNNNNNNNNNNNNNNNNNNNNNNNNNNNNNNNNNNNNNNNNNNNNNNNNNNNNNNNNNNNNNNNNNNNNNNNNNNNNNNNNNNNNNNNNNNNNNNNNNNNNNNNNNNNNNNNNNNNNNNNNNNNNNNNNNNNNNNNNNNNNNNNNNNNNNNNNNNNNNNNNNNNNNNNNNNNNNNNNNNNNNNNNNNNNNNNNNNNNNNNNNNNNNNNNNNNNNNNNNNNNNNNNNNNNNNNNNNNNNNNNNNNNNNNNNNNNNNNNNNNNNNNNNNNNNNNNNNNNNNNNNNNNNNNNNNNNNNNNNNNNNNNNNNNNNNNNNNNNNNNNNNNNNNNNNNNNNNNNNNNNNNNNNNNNNNNNNNNNNNNNNNNNNNNNNNNNNNNNNNNNNNNNNNNNNNNNNNNNNNNNNNNNNNNNNNNNNNNNNNNNNNNNNNNNNNNNNNNNNNNNNNNNNNNNNNNNNNNNNNNNNNNNNNNNNNNNNNNNNNNNNNGGgggattgaagaagaaacattCAAGAAGTTCATGGCATCATCAACACGAAAATCCTGAGAATTCTTCTCAAGATTCGTTGCATTACCGAGCCCCACCGAGCTGCCCCCTCTCGATTTGATGTGCCACACCCCCAGACCCACGAATGAGCCGCAATGAAAAGGGAAGGAAATCATCCAAGGGAAGTTTATCGCATGAAGCAAACCAATTTACCCTTGGACCCTTTTACCCTTAGTCATTCGTCCACCAAGCCCAACAGCTGAACCCTTTCCCCTCTTCCTGAACAATTTACCAATCTCCTCCTTGCGCCGACTCCCACCCGCATCACTAGCAGCTTCCATCGCCATCCATCTCCACCCCACTTTTTCACTGCAAACATCGTCGCATGTTGAATAACCCACCGGTTTGGGAGCAGGCCTTCCACTTAAACCCCAACCGATGCTGGTGGAGACATCGACGACAACCACTCTCACCTGCATCCCTAGCTGCTACCCTAGAGACATGCGGGCTTTTTATCTCAAGGCTATCCTTCTTCCGCAATTCACTTGATGGAGTTGTGAGAGAGCAACGATAGAGCTGCGTCAGACGATGAGTCACACAGTTTTCAATGCAACATCTTTTTACCCGATCGCCTGATCAAAGGCAGATGGTTAAACGCAACTatgagtacttcaatttcttaCTGATATATTACATGGTCCCCATTTGGTGCCTCAAATCTACAACAGCCTCTATTCTTTCAGCAAGGCGCAAGGAAGTCCTCGCAACGCCCTCCTCACAAGAGTCACCACTGCAAAGTTAATTTGGGGGTGTACACCTTCTCCTTCACATTTGAATATTCTTTTTTGcgatcaattcaatttttttttatatataggtTATACCTTTATATTCTTCTGTACATGCTTACAATTTTGTGTTTGCGATCATTATAATTCATTGTGTACTTAGACAATTTTTATATAACTGAGtgattattctttccttatgtgTGGCCTCTTTATTCATATCATCATTTGTCAATTTATTGTGGTAATCCTTTTCTTTTCGTTTTGGTTGTTTGTTTGCGCTGCCATGACGAGTATTATGCGTACCTTAGCAGCATTCCTTTATATATTGCATTTTCTGCCATAACATTAGACAAAATTCATAGCAATAGCtctactttaccttctctattacaagactctgctcaaaccttcttttcaaaattttgactaagtgttttgtctttccttgtccaaaacaacgcaatgaggaccttgtgaCTCTCTAAATATTTAGGTGGGGAAGGTCCTGAGCATGCGATCAAGCAAAGATGCATCATATTAGGCAATGTGttcatctttaaaaaaaaaaaaccgctGTCAGCGCAAGGAAAAATGTCAAGGTATGCAGAGAGTTTTTCTTAGGGTTTTCGCGAAGAGAATGAAAGTGAACTCCAACGGGCTGAGGAAGggcgatttataggttgggtcttgatgggcccaacgcaaTCGTTGCGTTGGCAGGCTTTGGTAACCCAAAAAGCCTGCTGCGTCCCTCCCATTAAGACATAGCAGGAAAGGTcgtcctttcgtctgctatGTAATAATTCACCTTGGGAGCTGAAATGATCGTTTGATTACCCTCCccatgaatattttatcatttttttcttttattttcgaAGAATGGACGCAATGTTTAGTTGTGAACGCAACGCATCCGTTACCGCAATGCATATTCGGAGGACGGGCGCCATCTATagattctgtctcttatacacatctagatgtgtataagagacagcttctaCAATTGCGGTGCTTGATTCTCTATCGACATCCAAACTTTCCGCCCTTTTCCTCCTTTCTTCCTCTTTCCTCAGGCGTTTCTCTTCTCGCCTACGCTGCTTTCTTTCACTtctctgtttttctttcttctctttctccagCTGGgcaacttcatcttcttctgccCATTTCTCTTCAACTATtctctccttcttttctccagATTTCTCCGTCCACTTCTTCGCCTCCATACCCTTTAGAACAGCCCTTGTGTGTCCCTCATTAGAGTCTGTTGGGGCAGTCTCCTTAGGATCTGAGGTGGTGAGGGCCATTCTCCGTGAAACCAAAGCTAACTCTTCGTCTGACGGCAAGGGTTGGTTTACTACTCCAGCCTCTGGCAACCCCCCGTTCTTCTCTAAATGGCTCAGGATACTCTCGAACACCTCATTGTCGTCTTTTCTTTTCAGCTCACTTTCGGTTGAAGGTATTGGGAGCACCACCTCAGGTTTGGTGGCAGGGGTACTCTTTGTGCTCGGCCCCTCACGGTGGGTGGACGGTGTTGCAGTTACAGAGGGTTTTCACCTGAGTTTTCTGGCGATTCTAGGGGTTGGCTTGGGCTGGGTGGCGACTGGCGGCAAGGAACGCCGCCTCCCGTGCGGTGACAGGGGTGTGGGAAGGGGATGATGGCTGGGAAGAGGAATGAGATGATTGTCCGGCCATGGGTTCGGTTAAGGGAAAGAAGTTGGAAATTTTTCTTTACTCGAAAGAAGTGTGGATGGCAGTTCAAGTTTTATGCAGAAGAGTTTTTCTTAGGGTTTCCAAAAGAGAGAATGAAAGTGAACTCCACGGGCTGAGGAAGGGCGATTTATAGTTGCGGTCTTTGATGGCCCAACGCAAATCGTTTCTTTGGCAGGCTTTGGTTTACCCAAAAAGCCTGCTGCGTCCCTCCCAATTAAGGACATAGCAGGAAAGCTCCTTTTCGTCTGCTATGTAATATTCACCTTGGGAGCCTGAAATGATCGTGTTGATTTTACCCTTCCCATGAATATTtgtatcatttttttcttttatttcgaAGAATGACGCAATCGGTTTAGTTGTGAACGCAACGCATCCAGTTGCCGCAATGCAATATTCGGAGGACGGGCGCCATGTATATATTAGCGCAACGCAACTTTGGAGGATGGGTGCACGGTATTTCTATCAACGCAACACATCCATCGACATAGTGCATATTTGTGGAGGATGGGCGCAATGTATATACTAGCGCAACACATCCGTCAACGCAATGCATCTTTGGAGGACGGGCGCAAAGTGTATCCATTAACGCAAGATACACCCGTCGACGTAATGCATACCTGAAGTTTCAATGTATCACCAACATCACAACGCTTATCCCAAAACCTTAATGATAAGACGTTGCAGTGTTCACTTAAATCGTTCATTCGCTGTAAATTAAAATCAACGCAAGCTGAGATTAAAATGGAAATAATTTCAAATAGGCAGGAAATCAACGCAAGCAATAAACTAATTTCAATAATGCAATAATAAAACGGTAAATAAAGCGATAAAGATAGTTTATAGGGATGCTGTTTAAAAAGGGCCTTCAGTGTTACTGCAAACGCATCCCCGCAGGTGATCAGTCTTGCATCCCCAATGTCACttcttgacattgctccttcccacTTGATCTAGGTGCTTCTGAGTTACTGGGCAGCGTACCAGGTGTTCTGTTTCTAAGTTCGACCGCAAGCTGCCCGACCTGCACCTCCAAAGTCCTAATGGAAGATGCTTGCGATTGCATGATCGCATCATTCTTTTCGATGTATTGCTTGAGCAAAGCTTCCAAAGATGACGAATTGGATGAGGTGTAGATGAAAAAGGTTGGTTGTGCGATTTCCTGTTCTGATAGTTACTCTGACCTTGACCCTGATGATGAAAAACCAGAGGATTGCCTTGATTCCCTGAATGATTGGTCTGCATGTTTCTTTGACTCCCCTGGTCGTTGTTTcctccccaactgaagttgGGATGATTCCTCCAACCTAGGTTGTACGTGTTGCTGAATGGGTTGTTCTGGATAGAGTATACTGTCTGTTGATTTGACGAGCAAACTTCCACAACATGACCCCCTCCGCATTGTATACAGCTTACTACTGCCACTTGCGTTAGCGCTTTGGCTTGCGTTGCACCATGGGAGAGAGTTCCTTTATTTATAGCCATCGTTTGGAGGAGGTAGGTGACTGCGGCCATCTAGGCAGCGAATGTGGTCATTGTATCAGCTGGTACAATCGCGAGATACGATCTAAGATGACTTTTTCTTCAGTATACgttttatccataaatcctcctGGCACAGAGGCATTTGCAACTGCTTGTGTCGCTCTATCCAGGCCgttataaaaagtctccatgAGAATGCAATCGGGAATCCCAATATGCAGACAGTTTTTCACCAATCGTCTAAATCGCACCCATGCGGTGCTTAGAGTTTCGTTTTCTATTTGCTCAAAATTTAACACTTCCCTTCGTCTTCTTGCGTTGATTGCGGGAGGgaaaaatttcttcatgaaccgttCAACTAACTGATTCCAAGAATttatctcatttggctccaacgaatgagcccacctctttgcttcgtcTCTAAGTGTATACGGAAAGAGATATAGTCTAATGCCTTCTGGAGTCATGCCAGGGATGGAGAATGTGTTACACTTCTCTACAAAACTGGTCAGATGTGCGTGCGAGTCCTCTTCTTGTAAACCTCCAAACTGACTCGCATTCTGAAGCATTTGGAGCATGACAGGTTTAATTTCAAATCTGGCGTTCTCCTTTACTATAGGCCTTGTGATACCAGGCGAGAAGTCGTCTAAATTAGGCGCCGATACTGGGTCTTGCGCCAGCTGATTCATTCCCTGATTCCCCACCGGCCTCTCATCGTTGTTTGCCATATTTCTCCTGTGCCTAGTACGGTTTTGACGTGCTCTTATGCAAAAGGTTcgctcaatctctgggtcagcgTCAAATTTTGGTTCTGTTCCGGTACTCATCCATCGTCAGCCTGCTCTTCACGTAAACAGACTATACAACAGAAATCTGTCTTgtaaaatatcacaaaaatatttaGCACTAAAAATTGCCAATCCCCGGCAATGGTGCCAAAGACTTGTAagcttgaattttgaatttgcgcaaacactttttaaatgaatttcaatTGCAGCGGACGAAACATAATGCGATGTAATGTAAATGTAATGCCACCGTAAAGAtgaaagaaatggaaaatggTGGAAGTGGAGTGATGAAGTGACGTGTGGTGATGTGTATGCACTCTCAATAAtaaatgcgatactacgttctaaaatgatgtatgtgatgttactGATATGCGCTCGTAGTATGCGTTTATGTAGTAtgtgtgtgtcacaagttttcttgcgctagaaccaagtataattccaacgcaagtttctcagagtgatttGAGGTCAAACACGAGGATTGCGATGATCAATGAGatactaatgtgatatatgcgaccgaaaacaaaataataatgaattgtattgggaaaagtaaaatgcggtgaaaagtaaaatgcgataataaaataaactgCAATGCTAAAATAGAATGCATTGAcaaataaaatgcgatgataaataaaatgcgatgacaaataaataaataaatagataaataaacaaataaatgggttgtctgtgaagatgtgcaaaagtATCTGACGGAATGTGatgacaagtcttgtgaaatgcgttagaaagagaatgggttggggaaaggacatcgcaagtttgtcaatccgtttgaggacgcaactaaggttctgctttcctttggcttacacctctcagtgatcggccgcgttcccatatgtctatggtgaatcaAGGATGAATGTTGcaaacgcaaggttgtttccatctctggaaatacttcttgctttagttaacacattcttccaaccttctttcgagaggtggaataacatcttcacttctgctctcacaggtgaagatgtcattgagcatgcgttagctaaacttagctaatttcttcaacgaagattaacttactcgcttaatccttcccccttaccccggggattagttacacatgatgaGAGAGATGAACGATGGATGTATGGAGGAGAATAGAGAAATGacgatgaatatgataatgatattaaaatctaaagatcaagcgtttgttacagatggatgaataaaagattagagatgaatacagttgatgaatagaaagtgagaacaaataaggaaagcatgtcaatgtcttgacacggatcctGATCGGAGACGATGTGCTTGTCGGCGTATGGGAGGAATGTGTTGGagagcttccttctcaggcttgtttTCCAGATAGAAGTGAtctctgcacagagcttctcttcaggaatgtgaatgaatttcttgcttcccgagACTTCCCTTCCGGTCTCGTCTCGTCTTTCTCCCagattttctctaagttgtctcttcagaccagcctcctctctttgaaattaatgtagctatttatagacttgGCACCTCCTGCGTCAatggtcccgctctgaaaagctacttttttctgccatggcttggtggaaacgtctgctctgctccacatttaatttgtcagatcgtacaacgaaaagctgtacaatttcagaaatccctgcaaatgcattgctcttttcatctacgattgatcgccgcatgcggtatAAATACGTTAATCTTTTTATCCAGGATCAATCGTCGCATGTGGTGCAAATGCATTGATCTTTTTATCCAGGATCGAtcatcgcatgcggtgacctgttttctgcaaaacaaagacttgaatattccattttgccatcgcaatggggttagcgggtgtgctttcgacactttataatttttgcatttctaagccaatttctatacgttCGACgtaactttttccttctttttgccacataatctaaataagatgttataaataacttgtatttctacaagttatcaaagatcacatgagggatcataagccacgaaatGAGCTCGTCTTatgtgagatctctagtgagactgagactgctgaaggttcaacaagagttgttgaacagaccgacagatcaacaagagttattgaggttggaacgtctagtcaaccagctcaacagttgagactgcctcaaggtagtgggaaggttatgaacccaccggatcactacatg
Proteins encoded in this region:
- the LOC120081078 gene encoding chromatin assembly factor 1 subunit A-like, with amino-acid sequence MAINKGTLSHGATQAKALTQVAVVSCIQCGGGHVVEVCSSNQQTVYSIQNNPFSNTYNLGWRNHPNFSWGGNNDQGSQRNMQTNHSGNQGNPLVFHHQGQGQSNYQNRKSHNQPFSSTPHPIRHLWKLCSSNTSKRMMRSCNRKHLPLGLWRCRSGSLRSNLETEHLRMNDLSEHCNVLSLRFWDKRCDVGDTLKLQGPSTKSTPATKPEVVLPIPSTESELKRKDDNEVFESILSHLEKNGGLPEAGVVNQPLPSDEELALVSRRMALTTSDPKETAPTDSNEGHTRAVLKGMEAKKWTEKSGEKKERIVEEKWAEEDEVAQLEKEKKEKQRSERKQRRREEKRLRKEEERRKRAESLDVDRESSTAIVEAVSYTHLDVYKRQNL